The segment CCAAACAACACATCATCATTGAAATGGGCAAACTCCGGAGCAAATTCTCCCAGTCTGTCTCTTCCCGCCGTCTGAACAATCTTACGGTCCATGCTTTTGTTCCTTCTTTTCTTTCTTTAAATAACTGCCTTGCCAAACTGGTAAGCCTTCTCCTGAATATCAGAATTCTCCGCTGCCTCTGCCGCATCGTTCAAGCCGCCGCAGAATAAAGTTCCGGCAAGACGCGCCTTAGGAAAGCAGTCAATCCATCCCTGCAGACCGCTGACTGCCCTCTTTGGTGTACTGGATTCATCTTCTGCCGCGACGGTTAACAGATAAACATTCCGGAACTGATAATCGGAAGGATACAGCGGATTCATCCGATCAAGCAGCGTCTTCATCTGCCCGCTCAAGCCGTAATAATAAATCGGCGTTGAAAATACCAGTGTATCTGCCATCTTTACCTTTTCCGCGATCCAGACCGCATCATCATTCAGAACGCATTTCTGCGTCTTCTGACAGACGAGGCAGCCGGTGCAGAACTTCAGGTTTTTACCTTTGAGACTGATTGTTTCCACTTCATGGCCAGCTTCCCGGATACCCTCTGTCATTTTTTCGGTTAGAAATTCTGAATTACTATGACTCCTTAGACTGGTTGAAATTACAAGTATTTTACTCATGGATTGGTTCCTTTCTGATGTTGTTCTCAATCTGTCTGTATCGTTATCGTTACATCACCTTTGCCAAGCAGTTCAGACAGATCTTCCTTCGTTTTGTCCGTAATTCTGCCCAGTCTTGTATAAGCCCATGAATTGGACCCATAGAAAACTACCAGCTGATTTCCAGAGTAAAGAACAATATCTCCAGCAGATGTCGTTGTCTCTGCATCATCTCTTGGAAGCGATGTCCCGATCGGTCCAACCTGCTCAAAGCCGCCATACATTGACATGTGGATCTGAATTGGTTCTTTCCGCGCAAGTTTTCTCAAAGCTGTTACGGATTCATTGTCTTCCCATGTAACCTGGACCGGTGAGTTTTCTATTGTCATCCTTAAAGCCGCAGATTCCTCCGGCATTGATTCATCCATATTATTTTCCATCTCATCTCCAGTATTGCTTTCCGATGGAGGATCTGTTTCCTTGATGGTTTCCTCCGCAGCCATTCTGAAGCCGCACCCTGAGATAAGTAACATTAAACTGAGCATTCCGGCCAATACAAACCTGTTCATTTCGTTCCGTGCGCTTCTTTTCACTCAATCGGGCTGCTTGCCATTCATCACTTTAACGATTCTTTGAAGAAATTCTCCAGCTTGTCAAACGGAATCTTATCCACTTGATCATAAAGATCGATATGCTCCGCATCCGGAACAATATACAGTTCTTTCGGCTCTGCCGCCTTCTCGTACGCCTTTTCTGAGAATGAGCGAGAATGAGCATGATCGCCTGCTACAACCTGCTACAAAGAGAATCGGACGCGGCGAAATTTCATCAATATAATCAAGGCACTTAAACTGCATCATGGCCAGATTGGAGGTAGTAGTAAAACCGCCTCTCGCGTTGGGATGATGGCCCCGCGGAACTGCATAGAAGCGATTCCATTCATTGGTGATCAGATCCGTTTCCGGCAGAGCTTCCACGGAAGGATATGGCGTTTCCGGAAAACTGGGAATATATTCCGGCTGACCTTGTTCAAAGTCCGACCATCTCTGTTCAGCAAGCTGATGCTTCATCTGATCGATCTGTTCCTTCGTCAGGTTCATCATGCCGCGAACGTCGGAAATATCATACATGGAAGTCGTAGCAACCGCTTTGATACGTACATCAACTGAAGCCGCAGAGAGTGCAAATCCGCCCGATCCACAGATGCCGATCACACCGATCTTCTCCCGATCCACATAGGGAACCTTCACGCCAAGATAATCGACCGCTGCACTGAACGACTCTGCAAACAGATCCGGCGAAGAAACATTCCTTGGCTCTCCTGCGGATTCTCCCATATGTACCTGATCAAACGTCAGAACCACAAACCCGCGCTGCGCCAGTTCATTTGCATAAACACAGGGTCCCTGTTCTTTCACGCCGCCATAGGGTGCGCCGACAATCAGCGCCGGATATTTTCCGGATTCATCCAGATTCTTTGCCCGGTAAATATCTGCCGCAATAGCAATCCCATAGCGGTCATTGAAACGAACATGTTCCCTTATGACGTGTTCACTCAGTTTTGCAATATATCCGTATGCCATTTTTAATCTCCTTTGTCATTTATAAGGATGCTCTGAAAATGTCTGCAATATCCTTCTCTGTCAGCGGCGCCCATGCATTTTCAAGTCCTTCATTTTCTGCTACATGATGTGCCATCTCATCAATACGGCTCTCATCAATACCCACTTCCTTAAGATGCATCGGGATACCGATCGATGCGAAGAACTGGTACGTTTCTTCAATCGCCCGATCTGCGATGTCAAACCGATCCAGATTCGGATCAATTCCAAAGACATTGACACCGTATTTGACAAACCGATCTACAGTCTTTTCGCTTAAGATATGCTTCATCCACCGTGGGGTAATGATCGCAAGTCCCTCCCCATGCGTAATGTCATAGTATGCGGAAAGCGCATGCTCCATACCGTGGCAGGGCCAGCCAGAACCACTGTTTCCAAGCGAATAAATCCCGTTGCATCCATAGGTGCAGTCAAGCATCATTTCCGCTCTTGCCGTATAGTCTTCCGGATTCTCGAGACACTTCTTTGCATTCACCATAAGGCTCTTAAGCGCCGCTTCCATAAATCCATCGTTAAGAAGCGTGGAATCCTCGCAGAAATACTGCTCCATAATGTGATTCATTGCATCTGCGCAGCCGGCAGCCGTCTGTTTTCTGGATACCGTAAATGTGTAAGTCGGATCAAGGAACGAAACCGCAGGATAAAGAAGCGGATCCACATAGCCGATTTTATCGTTTGTCTCGGTTCTGGAAATCACTCCGCCGCAGTCATACTCGCTGCCCGTAGCGGCCAGCGTAATAATATCTACAATCGGAAGTGCTGCCTGTGCCTTTACCTTATAGGAAATCAAATCCCACGGATCCCCATCATACTTTGCTCCAGCTGCGATTGCCTTCGAACAGTCGAGTACGCTGCCTCCGCCAACCGACAGGATCACATCCACATCATGTTCCTTGCAAAGCCTTACGCCGTCCAGGACACTCGGATCATACTTGGGATTCGGCTGAATGCCGGACAGCTCCACGATTTCAAAATCACTGAGAAGCTCCTTTACCTTGTCATAAAGACCAATCTTCTTGATACTTCCGCCGCCGTAGGTCAGAAGAATTCTTCTTCCATATTGACGCATTACTTCGGGCAGCTGTTCCACTACCCCCTTTCCAAAAATCAGTCTGGTTGGTGTAACATAATCAAAATTCTGCATATTCATCCTCCATAAATGCATTACTTACGCTTTTTCAAATTCCGGTTTCCACTGTGCAAACTGCATAAGCTGAGCATCGGTCCTGTGATAATATCTCTCGCCCTTATCCAGCTTTGCAATCTCCACCATTTCCTCATTCGTAAGTTTGAAATCGAAAATACTAAGATTGTCTCTGATATGGTCTACATTTTTGCTTCCAGGGATGACAACAAAGCCCATCTGTGTATGCCAGCGAAGGATTACCTGTGCGGGTGTCTTTCCGTACTTTTTTCCAAGTTTGGCGAAAACTGGTTCATTGATGAGGGATTGATCTCCGTGTCCCAGCGGATACCAGCTCATAAGCCTGATGTTATATTTATCGAGCGTCTTACACAGCTCTTTCTGTGTAAAGTAAGGGTGCGCCTCCACCTGAACAAACTGGGGAACTACTTCCCACTTCGTCTGAAGTTCTTCTATGTACTTTCCTTCAAAATTGGAGATGCCGATGGCTTTTGCTTTGCCTTCACGGTATGCTTTTTCAAGCTTACGGTATCCGGCAAGCCAGTTGCCTGCAGGCTGATGGATGTAAAGGAGATCCACATAGTCCACACCAAGGCGTTCAAGCGTCTCATCAACTGCGTTGTCATTTTCATACTCGCTTGGCCAGAGCTTGGTGGAGAGGAAGATCTCCCCACGCGATACACCACTATCGCGCATTCCGCGTCCGACAGCACGCTCATTGACATAAGCGTTTGCTGTATCAACCAGCCGATAACCCATCTTCAGGGCTTCCCGGACACTGTTTTCTGCCTCAGCAGGTGATAACATAAATGTCCCGATTCCTACGACCGGACATTCCAGTTTGTTGTTCAGAATAATATTCTCCATATGTAACCTCCTACATCAAACCGTTGGACTTCAGCCAGCTCTTAATCTGAGCGTCAGCTTTATTTGCACTGCTTCCGTTGATTGACAGTCCACGTTTCACATCTGCGCCCGGACAAAGCTTTCTGATATCTGATTCACTGGACCCCATTCCACTCCCCTCGTTTGTACAAAGAGGAAGAATTGTCTTTCCTGAAAAATCAAACGCTTCAAGGAAAGTAAATACTGCCATTGGCATTGTTCCCCAATAATTTGGATAACCGAGAATCACCGTGTCATACGCATCAATACTTGTCGGAAGAGACTTGAGTTCAGGTCTTGCATCCTGCTTTTGGTGTTCCTTTGCCTCAACAATGCAGGTGTTATAATCCTTCGCATATGGTGTCTTCATTTCAATTTTGAAGAGATCTGCCCCAATCAGATCTTTGATTTTACGAGCCACAACTTCCGTGTTGCCAACCTCTATATATCTCATAGAACCGCCAAAATAATTTTCATCCGCTCTTGAAAAGAATGCCATTAACGTCTTGGCCATAGTATCTATCTCAATCTTTCTTAATATTCTCAGCATCCCATGAAAGGACACCGGTCTTCACGGCTTCTTCATACCGGGAAATCTTGTAATTGAGCCTGTCCATAGTGGCCTGATACATATCTAAATTCTTCTGTACCTCCGCACGCGCTTCCATCAAAAGATCCCGTCTTGCTGCGATCGTAGAATCACCCTGCTGGAAAAGCTTTACATACTCAATCAGCATTTCTACTGGAACCCCGGCATTTCTCATGCAGACAGCATTCTCTACCCATTTCAGATCTTCATCGGAATAATCTCTGATGCCACCTTTCGTTCTTCTGACTTCCGGAATTACACCTACGCGCTCGTAGTAGCGCAGCGTGTCCGGAGAAAGATTGAATTTTTCGCAAACTTCTTTTATCGTCATCGTCATCACCCTCTTTACAGTTTGCCTCTTACTTTGTCATCTGTAACTGGACTATACTCCTTGGAGTTAACTCCAGGTCAAGTATTATTTTGGAATTAATTCAGTTGTCCTCGCAAAATCATCTCCGCATTTCTTCTAGCATTGGCAAGATCTCTCATCCGTTCCCGCTCCGTGCGGTACTGGGCATACTCCGCATTCTTTTCCTTGGCAAGACGGTTGAACTCCTCATTCAGCTCCGCAGCTCTTGGAATCTTCTTAAGTCCCGGCTGATCAAAGGCATCCTTCGCTGCCTTGTGCAGTGTGATCTCTTTCCTATGGGCTTCAAAGAAATTCCTGCTGTATCCTTCCTTCCGGTATGCCGTGTAGATGTCGCGTGTCTTGCTGTAGTTGATGATATGCATCCGCAGCTCCCGGATCTCCTGCATCCGTACATCTTTCTATTGGATGTCGGAAAGCAGATGATCCGTCTGCGCTGCCGCTTCCTTTGCAAGCCGCTTCAACTGCTCATAATCGTGGATATCGTTCTCCTGCAGAAACAGCAGAACCTTTGCCCAGCGCTGATAACCTGCTCCCTTGCCTTCCTGAATCTTTTTCTGCAGATCAATCAGCAGGTCGATCCTCTGGCGTTTGCCCGATGTGTGCTGCACAGAAGGCGACTGCTGTGGGTTCTCCAAGATCTGCATTAGGTCCTGTGTTTTGAAGCCCACATGCAGCGAGTCCAGGCGAATGAATCGCTTCTGCGCCCTGCCCTTTACAGCGATGTGTTTTCCGCGCTTAATTTCGTATCCTTCCTGACGGAGCAGGTCCAGAAATGTCTCCAGATCTTTCGGCTTCTTCTTCAGAATCTCTGCGATCACGGCTTCTAATTCGCTGCGGATCGTGTGCCGCTTGGGATAGACTGTTCTCTTGTTTTGCTCTGCATAGGGCTTTCTTTGAATGATGCTGTAACAATGTTCAAAGAAGAGGATATCCGAAAGACGCTGCAGCGCGATGCCGGTGATCTCCTGATACTGCCGTCTTGCAAGCAGGAATTCTTCTGCAGCCGTCTCCGGCTGGCATGCATATGCCATGATCAGCTCTCCGTCTTTTCCGGGTTCTGTGAATATTCAATCCGCTCATTCATGCTTGCAGATGCACCTTTACTCTTGTTCACATGCAGAGCGATCAGTCTTGTCGCTGCCATTATTCCTCCTGATAAGCATAAAAAAGCTTCCTTATTCGATTTATCAAACCGAATTGAAATTCTTATAAGATGGAAAAAGAGCAGTCGATTTCCTCGGCTGCCCCTATTTCATAAAATAGTGGATTATTTTTTTTCTTCTAAGGGGATAATCTCGTAAACGGCAATCACGCCATTACTGATATCACTATCTTCTTTCAGATAGCAAACTTTGATTGTATCTCCGATTTGCGCTCTTTTTACATACTCAACTGTATTAAGTTCCCCTAAATCCTCTGTGTCAATGGCAATACTTTCCGTTAGCTCACGCTCTGGTGTTCCCTCTATTGGCTCTACTATCAAAGCGCCGTTCTGAACTTCCAACACCTTAGCTTCAAAAGCCATTTTAGTTGCAATAACATTTGTGGTCGTATCGTCTTGTGGGGAATTTAGGATATGCGAAACACTAATCGCTGCAACCACAAGGCACAAACAAGCTGCAACAGCTCCCCACTTTACCCAAATGGGCTTTTTAGATTTCTTCTTGTAATTGAGAGCTTCATCAACATATTTTGTATCAAGTTCGCTCATAGCGTCAGAAAGCTTTTTTGAGTTCATACGAATACCTCTCTTTCAATCAAGTATTGTTTCATCTTCTCGCGGATACGGGTCCGGCAGGACAGAGATATTTTCTCTGAAAGCCCTACAAACCCGGCTATATCCTTGTAGCTATCAGAGAACCAATAGCGGCGTATAAAGATAACGCGGTTTTCGGTAGTCAGCGTATCCAAAAAGTTTTCAATGATACCGGCTAATTCTCTGGCTTCAATTTCCTCTAAAGCAATCGTGTAATGGCTGCTTCGTTTGGCTGCTTCCATTCTCCAATAGATTTTGAGCGAAATGTTCCGAACGATTTTCAAAAGATAAGACACCAGCGGGTTAGGTCGTGCCGGGGGAATGGCGTTCCATGCGCCTAAATAAGCGTCGTTTACACATTCCTCCGCGCCACGCCGACTCCCTACTATATGGCAGGAAAGATTATGGCAGACTTTTCCGTATTTTATGTCCAGTTCCCCTATGCCCTGTTCTCAACGCTCGAAAAACATTTCTATGATTCTTTCATCGTCTATCATCACACCGCCTCATTTCCGGCTTCACCTATATACTACGGTTTAAGCGGCGAATACTGCATCAAATCTCAAACCTTTTCAAAAAATTCCTGCCGTACCCTGCCTTTGGGTATGCCGTGTAGATGTCGCGTGTCTTGCTGTAATTGATGATATGCATCCGCAGCTCCCGGATCTCCTGCATCCGTATCTCTTTCTGTTTAATGTCGGAAAGCAGATGATCCATCTGCGCTGTCGCTTCCTTTGCAAGCCGCTCATGCATGCTTGCAGATGTGCCCTTACTCTTGTTCACATGCAGAGCGATCAGTCTTGTCGCTGTCATTTTCTCCTCCTGATAAGTATAAAAAACGGAGACCATCCCACCAAAAGAAGCGGAATAGTCCCCGGAAAAACATGATTTTCTGTGAGTCTTCTGCAGTGAATATGATATAGTTAGTTCATACTAACCTATAAGAATATACATGCTTTCCTATATGCGAAAAGGAGATCTAATGAAACCTGATTATAAAAACTGGATGCCAGAAGGATTGGTCATATCTGCGATCGCAGCCTTTGCCATCTGCATGATCTGCTCTGTCCTGTCATCACTGTACATAGCTCCTGGCAGCCTGAAGTCAATCGTATTGACCATACTGCTATTACTTTCCATTGTATTTGCATATCTTTCCTTGAAGGCTGTCATGATGTTCCGTGCTTTTTCCTACAATGGCAGACGGAAGCTGTCGAAAGAAGTGATTGATGGCATTGCTGCACGGATTTCTCTTTCCAAAGGACAGAAAGGACTGGATGTCGGATGTGGCAGCGGTGCGCTTGTCATTGCCTGTGCCAGAAGAAATCCCGATGCGGCATTTGTTGGCATTGACCGCTGGGGAAAGGAATATGCCTCTTTCAGCAAGTCATTATGTCAGCGCAATGCAAAAGCAGAAGGTGTATCCAATGTCACCTTCTGGCAGGGTAATGCAGTCAAGCTGCCTTTTGAGGATGAATGTTTTGATGCTGTTTTCAGCAACTATGTGTATCACAATATTCCTTCTCATGACCGGCAGGAAATTCTGATGGAAACACTGCGGGTATTGAAAAAAGGCGGCACCTTTGCCATTCATGACATCTTTACCAAAGGCAAATATGGTGACATGCAGGCATTCGTAAAGAAGCTGAAGGATATGGGTTATGAAAAAGTAGAATTGATAGATACGACAAATGGTCTGTTTATGACCAGAAAGGAAGCAGGAAGACTGATGTTAACAGGCTCAGCACTTCTGACAGGATGGAAATAACCATATGGATTTGATCAAAAACTATCTCCAGCAGACGCAGAAGCCAGATGGGCTCCTCGGCAGTCTGATGATTTCCAGCATGAACCGTCACCATGCAAAACTGGCAGACTGGGGCATGTCCCATCTTGTCAATATATCTCCAGATACCATTGAAGAACTGGGCTGCGGCGGTGGGAGAAATGTGAAAGCCCTGCTGAAAAAGTACCCGGACGCAAAGATCTCTGCGCTGGACTATTCCGCACTGAGTGTGCGCAAGACCATGCAGACTAACCACCGAGCCATCATGGCAAAGCGATGCACGGTAGTACAGGGCAGTGTAGCAAAACTTCCCTTTTCATCAGAAAGCATGGACCTTGCAACTGCCTTTGAGACCATCTACTTCTGGCCTGATCTGGCAGAATGCTTCAAGGAGGTTTACCGCACCCTGAAACCAGCTGGCTTTTTCCTCATCTGCAATGAATCGGATGGCACAGATGAGATGGGCAAAAAATGTGAAACCATTATTGATGGCATGAAATGCTATACGCAAGATCAGATTACAGCATGTCTGAAACAGGCAGGTTTTGCCTCGGTTGAAGTGATTTACCATGAAAGAAAACCATGGCTGACAGTGATCGCAATAAAAGGAGACGCTGTCAAATGAAATTTGAAACACTTGGAGAAGAGGACCATCCTGCCATATTGATGTTTCCGGGGATGCTTTGCTCCTCAAAAAGCATGATGCCAATCGCAGAAAGGATGTCCAGACAGTATGATGTCATTCTGGCTGTTTACGATGGCTATGACGGCACAGGATCCGTGTATCATCATGCCCAAGAAGAAGCAGAACGGACACTGCAGTGGCTGAAAGAGCATGATATTTCATCACTTGCAATGGCGCATGGCACTTCCATGGGGGGCAGAGGTTCTGATGGCATTTGTACAGCTGGCCCAGCAGCAGAATTATGAAGTAAAACACTGCTTCTTTGACGGCGGTCCCTTCTTCCGCTTTTCATCCCTGCACAGGAAAATCATGTATACAGTCTTTCGAATGATCGCAGGAAAAGTAAAAGGCCATGACAATGAAGCAGGCGTTCAGAAGTTCCTGCACAGCAGAAAGATGCAGAATGTACCAGATAAAGAAGCGTATCATGACATGATTGCCGATATGTTCCATAATGCACAGAATGTCAAGCCGGAGTCGCTCAAAGCAATGACCGAAACCTGCTATCATTTCACTTTTGAGCAGCTTCCCGAACAAATACAGAAGAAATGCACCTTTCTGTGGGGTGAAAATGAATCTGCCAGAAAGTCAGAACATGATATACGAAAAGCATATCCGCATGCATCCGTAATAATTAAGGAAGAATACAGGCACTGTGGCTATCAGGTCCTGGATCCAGATGATTATGTCAGAATGATGATGAATATCATGAAGAATATGATTAGGAAAATCTAGGATACAGATCATCAATCCAAATGAAAGGCGAATACAGCTGTGAAAACTGCCTGATCCATCGATGATTAAGGCCAGCTTCATCCAAATATACAGAGCTATTTGGATTGTGCTGACCAAGTTTGTCCTCCTCTATATTTGAGCTCAGATATCGCCATCTATTTCAAGGCCGATTCAAGAAGTTCTTCTGCGGCCTCAGGGTTAATCACTCGCATCACATTATCTTCTGCATCTTCTTTGCCAAGAAAATTAATACTTCCATACCACAATATTTTTGTAGGTACGTTACGAGCGGATGAATCCTCCGATGCCCTCCCCTGCAGGCTCCAGCAGAGCAATGATTACAGCTGCCGCAAAGATCACGAGGAAGCCGGCCACTGCCATCCCTGTCAGGATCAGGCATTGCGTCCATTCCTGCGCGAACATGAATCAGATATCCCAGCCGATGATAAAGAACATCAGCGATCCGATGACATAGCTCGAAAGATTGGTCAAAAACTTAAACAGAAGCTCGACAGTCCCGACAATCAGGAACAGCGGAACTGCGAGGATTATGAAAATAATACGAATCGCCAGCATGGTTTCTCTGCCTCCTTTTCCATTTCTGATTTCAGTAAAACAGAGCAATC is part of the Galactobacillus timonensis genome and harbors:
- a CDS encoding flavodoxin family protein, with amino-acid sequence MSKILVISTSLRSHSNSEFLTEKMTEGIREAGHEVETISLKGKNLKFCTGCLVCQKTQKCVLNDDAVWIAEKVKMADTLVFSTPIYYYGLSGQMKTLLDRMNPLYPSDYQFRNVYLLTVAAEDESSTPKRAVSGLQGWIDCFPKARLAGTLFCGGLNDAAEAAENSDIQEKAYQFGKAVI
- a CDS encoding cyclophilin-like fold protein gives rise to the protein MLSLMLLISGCGFRMAAEETIKETDPPSESNTGDEMENNMDESMPEESAALRMTIENSPVQVTWEDNESVTALRKLARKEPIQIHMSMYGGFEQVGPIGTSLPRDDAETTTSAGDIVLYSGNQLVVFYGSNSWAYTRLGRITDKTKEDLSELLGKGDVTITIQTD
- a CDS encoding alpha/beta hydrolase codes for the protein MAYGYIAKLSEHVIREHVRFNDRYGIAIAADIYRAKNLDESGKYPALIVGAPYGGVKEQGPCVYANELAQRGFVVLTFDQVHMGESAGEPRNVSSPDLFAESFSAAVDYLGVKVPYVDREKIGVIGICGSGGFALSAASVDVRIKAVATTSMYDISDVRGMMNLTKEQIDQMKHQLAEQRWSDFEQGQPEYIPSFPETPYPSVEALPETDLITNEWNRFYAVPRGHHPNARGGFTTTSNLAMMQFKCLDYIDEISPRPILFVAGCSRRSCSFSLILRKGVREGGRAERTVYCSGCGAYRSL
- a CDS encoding iron-containing alcohol dehydrogenase, which gives rise to MQNFDYVTPTRLIFGKGVVEQLPEVMRQYGRRILLTYGGGSIKKIGLYDKVKELLSDFEIVELSGIQPNPKYDPSVLDGVRLCKEHDVDVILSVGGGSVLDCSKAIAAGAKYDGDPWDLISYKVKAQAALPIVDIITLAATGSEYDCGGVISRTETNDKIGYVDPLLYPAVSFLDPTYTFTVSRKQTAAGCADAMNHIMEQYFCEDSTLLNDGFMEAALKSLMVNAKKCLENPEDYTARAEMMLDCTYGCNGIYSLGNSGSGWPCHGMEHALSAYYDITHGEGLAIITPRWMKHILSEKTVDRFVKYGVNVFGIDPNLDRFDIADRAIEETYQFFASIGIPMHLKEVGIDESRIDEMAHHVAENEGLENAWAPLTEKDIADIFRASL
- a CDS encoding aldo/keto reductase, which gives rise to MENIILNNKLECPVVGIGTFMLSPAEAENSVREALKMGYRLVDTANAYVNERAVGRGMRDSGVSRGEIFLSTKLWPSEYENDNAVDETLERLGVDYVDLLYIHQPAGNWLAGYRKLEKAYREGKAKAIGISNFEGKYIEELQTKWEVVPQFVQVEAHPYFTQKELCKTLDKYNIRLMSWYPLGHGDQSLINEPVFAKLGKKYGKTPAQVILRWHTQMGFVVIPGSKNVDHIRDNLSIFDFKLTNEEMVEIAKLDKGERYYHRTDAQLMQFAQWKPEFEKA
- a CDS encoding flavodoxin; its protein translation is MAKTLMAFFSRADENYFGGSMRYIEVGNTEVVARKIKDLIGADLFKIEMKTPYAKDYNTCIVEAKEHQKQDARPELKSLPTSIDAYDTVILGYPNYWGTMPMAVFTFLEAFDFSGKTILPLCTNEGSGMGSSESDIRKLCPGADVKRGLSINGSSANKADAQIKSWLKSNGLM
- a CDS encoding MerR family transcriptional regulator; the encoded protein is MTIKEVCEKFNLSPDTLRYYERVGVIPEVRRTKGGIRDYSDEDLKWVENAVCMRNAGVPVEMLIEYVKLFQQGDSTIAARRDLLMEARAEVQKNLDMYQATMDRLNYKISRYEEAVKTGVLSWDAENIKKD
- a CDS encoding class I SAM-dependent methyltransferase, translated to MKPDYKNWMPEGLVISAIAAFAICMICSVLSSLYIAPGSLKSIVLTILLLLSIVFAYLSLKAVMMFRAFSYNGRRKLSKEVIDGIAARISLSKGQKGLDVGCGSGALVIACARRNPDAAFVGIDRWGKEYASFSKSLCQRNAKAEGVSNVTFWQGNAVKLPFEDECFDAVFSNYVYHNIPSHDRQEILMETLRVLKKGGTFAIHDIFTKGKYGDMQAFVKKLKDMGYEKVELIDTTNGLFMTRKEAGRLMLTGSALLTGWK
- a CDS encoding class I SAM-dependent methyltransferase gives rise to the protein MIKNYLQQTQKPDGLLGSLMISSMNRHHAKLADWGMSHLVNISPDTIEELGCGGGRNVKALLKKYPDAKISALDYSALSVRKTMQTNHRAIMAKRCTVVQGSVAKLPFSSESMDLATAFETIYFWPDLAECFKEVYRTLKPAGFFLICNESDGTDEMGKKCETIIDGMKCYTQDQITACLKQAGFASVEVIYHERKPWLTVIAIKGDAVK